Proteins from one Saccharomyces eubayanus strain FM1318 chromosome XI, whole genome shotgun sequence genomic window:
- the STE3 gene encoding Ste3p has product MSYKSAIIGLCLLGVILLIPPLAWHSKTKNIPAIILITWLLIMNITCIVDAAIWSGEDFLTRWDGKGWCDIVIKLQVGANIGISCAVTNIIYNLHAILKADSVLPNLSSWKKIVRDLLISLLTPVIVMGFSYLLQVFRYGIARYNGCQNLLSPTWITTVLYTVWMLIWSLVGAVYATLVLFVFYKKRKDVRDILHCTNSGLNLTRFARLLIFCFIIILVMFPFSIYCFVQDLQQVGGHYSFKDTHSSTIWNTIIKFDPGRPVYNIWLYVLMSCLVFLIFGLGSDALEMYSKFLRSIKLGFVLDLWKNFVDKNKEKRVGKLLNKLSSGKERHNPFSTDSENYITTGTEGYSPGAGTPISQAHFYVDYRIPEDLGKSQNRSKKSLFNSNKADGIFNDVELKESRHIPYLTQGQNIDDGISLGGFSKVTLDCSEKSDNCASSYFEGESLCYSPTSKQEDFSSNEPSSEDTAFR; this is encoded by the coding sequence ATGTCATACAAGTCAGCAATAATAGGACTATGTCTACTTGGTGTGATATTACTCATACCACCTTTAGCGTGGCATTCCAAGACCAAGAATATTCCGGCTATAATTTTGATAACGTGGTTGCTCATAATGAATATAACGTGTATTGTAGACGCGGCTATATGGAGTGGTGAAGACTTCCTAACAAGATGGGATGGTAAAGGTTGGTGTGATATTGTTATCAAACTGCAAGTCGGTGCGAATATTGGTATATCGTGTGCCGTCACTAACATAATCTATAACTTGCATGCTATTTTGAAGGCAGATAGTGTTCTACCAAATTTGTCATCGTGGAAAAAGATTGTCAGAGATCTTCTGATAAGTCTACTGACACCGGTAATAGTCATGGGGTTCTCGTATTTATTACAAGTGTTCAGGTACGGTATCGCTCGTTATAATGGTTGCCAGAACCTACTGTCACCAACATGGATTACTACCGTCCTATATACAGTATGGATGCTTATATGGTCACTGGTCGGCGCCGTTTATGCCACTTTGGTATTGTTTGTGTTTTATAAAAAACGCAAAGACGTCAGGGATATTTTACATTGTACCAATTCCGGCTTGAACTTAACAAGGTTTGCAAGACTATTGATCTTTTGCTTTATCATTATACTGGTTATGTTTCCCTTTTCCATTTACTGCTTCGTTCAAGACCTCCAACAAGTGGGTGGACATTATAGCTTCAAAGATACACATTCGAGTACAATCTGGAATACTATCATTAAATTTGACCCTGGCAGGCCAGTTTATAATATTTGGCTTTACGTTTTGATGTCCTGTTTGGTGTTTCTAATCTTTGGATTGGGCTCTGATGCCTTAGAGATGTATTCTAAGTTCCTGCGTTCAATTAAATTGGGCTTCGTACTGGATCTATGGAAGAATTTTGTTGAtaagaataaagaaaaacgtGTTGGGAAACTACTCAATAAGTTATCCTCAGGTAAAGAGCGCCATAATCCTTTCTCCACAGACTCCGAAAATTATATTACCACAGGTACAGAAGGGTACTCCCCTGGTGCAGGCACGCCGATATCTCAAGCACATTTCTATGTTGATTATCGAATTCCAGAAGATCTTGGAAAATCGCAAAATAGAAGCAAAAAGAGCTTGTTCAATAGCAATAAAGCAGACGGTATTTTTAATGATGTGGAACTTAAAGAGAGCAGGCACATACCTTACCTTACACAAGGACAGAACATTGATGACGGAATCTCACTCGGcggtttttcaaaagtcaCATTGGATTGCTCGGAAAAGTCAGATAATTGTGCAAGCTCTTATTTTGAAGGAGAAAGCCTCTGTTACTCGCCGACTTCTAAGCAAGAAGACTTTAGCTCAAATGAACCTAGTTCAGAAGACACCGCATTTCGTTGA
- the LST4 gene encoding Lst4p: protein MLGNLLRNKTNVSASEKNPDRSEFSSVVPNVSVYCKAANTGTTKTAVGALLDTAVNVEKHSELLSTTSPPILDHISDDLKLKLFGSRDVPYSRPIDSLQKNGGLCTDKITSINEGTHAFRILIIEEAGQMACRNNYRDIFDYTTSKISNSMDQIRPSELKEYIFGSPVRASDLTQCDKIRTIPNSDLVLITRIFYYMHQYNRIAISVCIPKILLPVVAESWSCLSSWLTQTQKMLTVFLNKNRAMQENTGNNSNNLIIRLSNIDIKTYYPKEIEIMVQTLQKRLIPCLRSLSEIPRLFLYPETFKEFVHVWFKSIFNWIEIKDGPKLGFLPLLMAIIISDYRETMKELTTSKIVILSGNMVVANKLLFILSALLEPKYKGKVTIRHEGLDPDSSAASKTESNYNIGSKSEAELSTLTSTDNLPGRADSNNNHSNFNTNNNNNNNNSIGSPNFHSLRKGWQIPNRRNSNTSVSVSSSESLAEVIQPSSFKSGSSSMHYLSSSISSQPGSYGSWFNKRPTLSQFFQPSPSLKHNESWERLQTTAGNLHRTSSSSSLQQATSRLSLTTPQQSPSISEYDEYPWMGTPGSPNVGESSHALPFIKNISYKFPLKNVDLKRDCQRISQNDILDEAFERICQPSLNDLGSSYEIFPGNSSYADILTTDIDIGDELMNKPLELLPKYTMYMTHFSNFFQLQACPAGQESESRITNSMKIDLLKADYTRSLLVSLRSRDIRDIALKREFTSNSNHNNPNIYDENFTGKRNYVLKQKTKKIFSCGKIGRLGSSLENCVNFVESSIKSAMILYDDNRINADLRDSEALRIFSSLVHYCDAS, encoded by the coding sequence ATGTTAGGTAATTTGTTGAGGAACAAGACCAATGTATCTGCTTCTGAGAAGAATCCAGATCGTTCCGAATTCTCATCGGTCGTGCCCAATGTTTCTGTGTATTGTAAAGCAGCCAACACAGGAACTACGAAGACTGCTGTTGGGGCGCTTCTAGACACTGCCGTCAATGTGGAAAAGCATTCGGAACTGCTGTCGACCACTTCTCCACCTATCTTAGACCATATCTCGGATGATTTAAAACTTAAGCTCTTCGGCTCTAGGGATGTCCCCTATAGTCGTCCCATTGATTCGCTACAAAAAAACGGCGGGCTTTGTACTGACAAAATAACCTCAATCAATGAGGGTACGCACGCATTTAGGATTTTGATCATCGAAGAAGCTGGTCAAATGGCGTGTAGGAACAATTATCGTGATATCTTCGATTACACCACCTCAAAAATCTCAAACTCGATGGACCAAATACGGCCTAGTGAATTGAAGGAGTACATATTTGGTTCTCCTGTGAGAGCGTCAGACTTGACTCAATGTGACAAGATCAGGACCATTCCTAACTCGGATTTGGTGCTGATAACTAGGATATTTTATTACATGCACCAATACAACCGTATTGCGATTAGCGTATGCATTCCTAAGATATTGCTGCCAGTGGTAGCTGAGTCTTGGTCTTGTCTTTCATCGTGGTTGACCCAAACTCAAAAAATGCTcactgtttttttaaataaaaatcgTGCAATGCAAGAGAATACTGGTAACAACAGTAACAATCTAATTATAAGGTTATCGAACATAGACATCAAAACATATTACCCAAAGGAAATCGAAATCATGGTTCAAACTTTGCAGAAAAGACTTATTCCTTGTTTGCGCTCTTTGTCTGAAATCCCAAGACTTTTCTTGTACCCTGAGACATTCAAAGAATTCGTTCATGTTTGGTTCAAGAGCATATTTAACTGGATTGAAATTAAGGATGGTCCCAAATTGGGATTTCTTCCCCTTTTGATGGCAATAATCATATCAGATTACAGAGAAACGATGAAAGAATTGACGACGTCCAAAATCGTTATTCTTTCAGGAAATATGGTGGTTGCGAACAAGTTATTGTTTATCTTATCTGCCTTATTAGAGCCAAAATACAAGGGGAAAGTAACAATACGGCACGAAGGTCTGGACCCAGATTCATCTGCCGCATCAAAAACTGAATCTAATTACAACATTGGAAGTAAATCTGAGGCGGAGTTGAGCACGTTAACTTCAACTGACAATCTTCCGGGCCGCGCAGATAGCAATAATAATCATAGTAATTTTAACactaacaacaacaacaacaacaacaacagcatcGGATCTCCTAATTTTCACTCTTTGAGAAAAGGCTGGCAAATACCGAACCGGAGGAATTCAAATACTTCAGTTTCTGTATCTTCGAGTGAATCTTTAGCTGAAGTTATTCAGCCTTCCTCGTTTAAAAGTGGAAGTAGCTCGATGCATTATTTGTCGTCTTCCATTTCTAGTCAACCTGGATCGTATGGGTCCTGGTTCAATAAGAGACCGACATTgtctcaattttttcaaccaaGTCCTTCTCTAAAACACAACGAATCTTGGGAAAGATTGCAAACGACTGCTGGTAATTTGCACAGGACTTctagttcttcttctctgcAACAAGCCACCTCTAGGCTATCATTAACTACACCACAACAATCTCCTTCTATTAGTGAATATGATGAGTATCCTTGGATGGGGACCCCAGGCTCTCCTAATGTTGGAGAATCATCGCATGCTCTCCCATTTATCAAGAATATATCATATAAGTTTCCACTGAAGAATGTTGATCTAAAAAGAGATTGTCAACGAATTTCTCAAAACGATATATTGGATgaagcttttgaaagaatatgCCAACCTTCATTGAATGATTTAGGCTCCAGTTACGAAATTTTCCCAGGCAATTCCTCGTATGCAGATATATTGACTACCGATATAGATATTGGTGATGAGCTGATGAATAAACCACTGGAACTGTTGCCCAAATATACAATGTATATGACCCATTTTAGCAACTTTTTCCAATTACAAGCGTGTCCCGCCGGCCAAGAATCTGAGAGTAGAATAACTAATTCCATGAAAATTGATCTATTGAAAGCAGATTACACAAGGAGTTTACTGGTTTCATTACGCTCGAGAGACATCAGAGATATTGCGCTAAAAAGAGAGTTCACCAGTAATAGTAACCATAATAACCCTAATATTTATGATGAAAACTTCACTGGTAAAAGGAATTATGTGCTGAAGCagaaaactaaaaaaatattttccTGTGGTAAGATTGGTAGATTGGGTTCCAGCCTAGAAAATTGTGTTAATTTTGTTGAGAGTAGTATAAAGAGTGCGATGATATTGTATGATGATAACAGAATAAACGCAGATCTGCGAGATTCTGAAGCTCTACGGATCTTTTCATCTCTTGTTCATTACTGTGATGCAAGTTAG
- the ZRT3 gene encoding Zn(2+) transporter ZRT3, with protein MEGIPRWLLYSLISSVLCILGALCVPLISVAFDNKRNSQSKLVNYGLSLSAGSMITTSLYMLLPRIDKSNRFKVFPGLLIGICLSFFLNYLVHAFASESLVHCADKSDNGTHSHVHSLSQSQSQSHSHSHSRSHLDNDQDIENSPSGHGQLTSSSSVSENDALLSKDNQRPKMKRKLSLIDLLTRRKSEGECRDLNECTPVLQSEEPEYIACVPPVIKSSQDEGDVSHGSSESDDNLQGDAKDHRGLVCMENNVGYDLENLSLYRKNFLSSRHNHTSGTSENYGSNQSSHSLSSSLGSNIAEEPAPLVETQSHHENASLYHHHHHLETPFSKLLSIGMQTCLVLALHKFPEGFIIFYTNRSDSSKSLGFSIFLSLTIHNFVEGFAMTLPFYTAFKSKWVAILITAVLGGGSQPLGALIGYFIFRGSTPKDHEPNMDLLLSITAGFLLVIGLQMFQTGIGFSDGHHHHSDEGDEEMKQSHCSGTTCLKWCCTGVLLILASALFT; from the coding sequence ATGGAAGGAATTCCTAGATGGTTACTGTATTCTCTGATATCGTCGGTGCTTTGTATACTAGGGGCACTGTGTGTGCCGTTGATATCGGTTGCGTTTGATAACAAGCGGAACAGCCAGTCGAAGCTGGTCAATTACGGTCTCTCTCTAAGTGCTGGGTCCATGATAACCACGTCGCTGTACATGCTGCTGCCTCGGATTGACAAATCAAACCGGTTCAAGGTGTTTCCTGGGTTGCTCATTGGTATTTGCCTCAGTTTTTTCCTGAACTACCTGGTTCATGCCTTTGCTAGCGAATCCTTGGTGCACTGTGCCGATAAGTCTGACAATGGTACACATTCGCATGTACACTCGCTGTCACAATCACAATCACAATCACATTCACATTCGCATTCGCGTTCGCATCTCGATAACGATCAAGATATAGAAAATTCTCCCTCTGGACATGGCCAACTGACCTCATCTTCTAGCGTGTCTGAAAATGACGCATTGCTCTCAAAGGACAACCAGAGGcccaaaatgaaaagaaagctaTCTTTGATTGATTTGCTAACACGAAGAAAATCAGAAGGTGAGTGTCGCGACTTGAACGAGTGCACACCAGTGCTGCAATCTGAAGAGCCAGAGTATATTGCTTGCGTTCCGCCAGTTATAAAGTCGTCTCAAGATGAAGGAGATGTTTCTCATGGTTCCAGCGAGTCTGACGATAACCTACAGGGGGATGCTAAGGACCATCGCGGTCTTGTTTGTATGGAGAATAATGTTGGTtatgatttggaaaatttatCACTGTATCGTAAAAATTTCCTTTCGAGCCGTCATAATCATACCTCTGGAACCTCTGAGAACTACGGCTCCAATCAGTCATCGCACTCTCTGTCGTCATCTTTGGGTAGCAACATAGCTGAGGAACCAGCCCCATTGGTGGAAACACAATCTCATCATGAAAACGCCTCTTTGtaccatcaccatcatcatttAGAAACGCCCTTCTCGAAACTATTGTCCATTGGTATGCAGACCTGTCTAGTCTTGGCACTGCATAAATTTCCTGAAggtttcattattttctacACCAATAGATCAGATTCCTCAAAATCCTTGGGgttttctatctttttAAGTTTGACGATTCATAATTTCGTTGAGGGGTTCGCAATGACTTTGCCATTTTACACTGCATTCAAGTCTAAATGGGTTGCCATTTTAATTACTGCCGTCCTCGGTGGTGGTTCTCAGCCATTGGGGGCATTAATAggttattttattttcaggGGTAGCACTCCAAAGGACCACGAACCAAATATGGATCTCTTATTGAGCATCACCGCAGGATTCTTGTTGGTAATTGGTTTGCAAATGTTCCAAACCGGTATTGGCTTTAGCGATGggcatcatcatcattcaGATGAAGgagatgaagaaatgaaacAGTCTCACTGTTCTGGTACGACTTGCCTAAAATGGTGTTGCACTGGTGTTTTGCTTATCCTAGCAAGTGCCTTATTCACTTGA
- the TPO5 gene encoding Tpo5p, with the protein MPEYTLLADNIRENIAHFDPHDLFENLHTIVHEDDNQENEEAEHFNYDQVLDKSLLSRSSIVGLGLGLMSPVLGMCTSMAIGLINGGPLTIMLGFLISGVCIWFSSLSLGEIVSKFPMELHVGSAMLAPEKLKLACSWYTGWLMLIGNWTMSTSITFAGAQLTISLILMTNSDLISESHLIFYTVIVFYLVVTIVGFVNLKFARFIETINKVCVYWIIYAIIFIDILLLIFHKGKFRSLKYALFHFDNGLSGYKSAFLSFIIGFQQSNFTLQGFSMLPALADEVKVPERDIPRGMSNAVLLSAFSGVIFLIPIMLILPDNDLLFTNHKVLPIVNIFTKSTDSVVLSFFLVLLILGNLLFSGIGSITTSSRAVYSFSRDRAIPHYDKWTYVEPDSQSKVPKNSIILSMVISYFLGLLALISTAAFNAFIGAAVLCLCSATFIPLVLVLFTRRRAIRSAPVKIRYKFGWFINIISIAWLLLSMVSVCLPTQVPVTFKTMNYALMVYIFCILAITGLYFKWGKYNFRLPLADDIKAPIPSDPEETVFELDDSNVEHTMSSEVTMQGSTRGKSEESLGKPYLQDNFENPFEENEENVITDDDSGEQHVQEQGFDLADDRRHDI; encoded by the coding sequence ATGCCCGAGTACACATTATTGGCTGATAATATAAGGGAGAATATTGCCCATTTCGATCCACATGActtatttgaaaacttgCACACCATTGTCCATGAAGATGACAATCAAGAGAACGAGGAAGCTGAGCATTTCAATTATGATCAAGTGCTGGATAAGTCCTTACTGTCAAGAAGTTCTATTGTGGGCCTTGGTTTAGGTTTAATGAGTCCGGTATTAGGAATGTGCACAAGCATGGCTATTGGACTAATCAACGGTGGCCCATTAACTATAATGCTGGGATTCCTAATAAGTGGGGTGTGCATATGgttctcttctctttcacTCGGGGAGATTGTGTCTAAATTTCCAATGGAACTGCATGTCGGGAGTGCCATGTTAGCGCCAGAGAAACTCAAGCTGGCATGCTCCTGGTACACAGGGTGGTTGATGCTTATAGGGAATTGGACGATGAGCACGAGTATCACTTTTGCAGGTGCTCAACTAACTATTTCTCTGATTTTGATGACAAACTCAGATCTTATATCCGAATCACATTTGATATTTTACACAGTCATTGTATTCTATTTAGTGGTGACCATTGTAGGCTTCGTGAATTTGAAGTTTGCAAGATTCATTGAAACAATAAACAAAGTATGCGTTTATTGGATCATATATGCTATCATATTTATTGATATTCTCTTACTAATATTTcacaaaggaaaatttaGATCTTTGAAGTACGCactatttcattttgaCAATGGTCTATCGGGATACAAAAGTGCATTTCTTTCGTTCATTATTGGCTTCCAACAATCCAACTTTACTCTACAAGGTTTCAGTATGCTACCTGCTTTAGCAGATGAAGTCAAGGTCCCTGAAAGGGATATTCCCCGTGGTATGTCGAATGCCGTATTACTATCTGCATTTTCTGGGGTTATTTTCCTCATACCAATAATGCTAATCCTTCCTGATAATGATTTACTCTTTACAAATCATAAAGTTCTTCCAATTGTGAacatttttacaaaatcaACCGATTCGGTGGTTCTATCATTCTTCTTAGTGCTCCTGATCTTAGGtaatttgttgttttctgGAATTGGTTCAATTACCACATCTTCCCGTGCTGTTTATAGTTTTAGTCGTGACCGTGCTATACCGCATTATGATAAATGGACGTATGTGGAGCCGGATTCTCAATCAAAAGTCCCAAAGAATTCTATCATATTGAGTATGGTAATATCATATTTCCTTGGACTGTTAGCATTGATTTCTACAGCTGCGTTTAATGCCTTCATAGGAGCCGCGGTATTGTGTCTCTGTTCGGCAACTTTCATTCCTTTGGTTTTAGTACTGTTTACCAGAAGAAGGGCCATTCGGAGTGCACCTGTGAAGATTAGATATAAATTCGGTTGGTTTATCAACATTATTTCTATTGCCTGGCTATTATTATCTATGGTTTCCGTTTGTCTGCCAACGCAGGTTCCCGTGACTTTCAAAACGATGAATTACGCTTTGATGGTTTACATATTTTGTATCCTGGCGATCACTGGTCTCTATTTCAAGTGGGGGAAGTATAATTTTAGGTTGCCTTTAGCTGATGACATCAAGGCACCGATTCCGAGTGATCCGGAAGAAACAGTTTTTGAGTTAGATGATAGTAATGTTGAGCATACCATGAGCTCTGAGGTCACAATGCAAGGCTCTACACGGGGCAAATCAGAAGAGAGTTTAGGGAAACCTTATCTACAGgacaattttgaaaatccatTTGAAGAGAATGAGGAAAACGTGATAACTGATGATGATAGTGGTGAGCAGCACGTACAGGAACAGGGATTCGATCTCGCTGATGATCGCAGGCACGATATATGA
- the SNU114 gene encoding U5 snRNP GTPase SNU114 — translation MEGDDLFDEFGNLVGADPFDSDEEGSVLDEEEQYETVMFDNSDRESETGSHQLITVADEKEVGTTVEHPYGKDVEVLIETENTQSTETPLVEPVAQRTKLQEHTIFTQLKKNIPKTKYDRDYMLSIADIPERIRNVGIIGPLHSGKTSLVDLLVTESHKRIPDMSKNVELGWKPLKYMDNLKQEIDRGISLKVNGSTLLCTDLESKSSMINFLDAPGHVNFMDETAVTLAASDIALIVIDVVEGVTSVVEQLIKQSIRNKLGMCFVINKLDRLILDLKLPPMDAYLKLSHIIRDINSFTKGKVFSPTSNDIIFASTKLGFTFTVKEFVNYYYSSSISSSKINEFTARLWGEIYFHKGKFQMKPFENIGKYPTFVEFILNPLYKLFSYALAMEKDKLKTLLKTNFKVTLTQEALKYDPQPFLKHVLQLIFRDQTGLVDSITNCYDPLSLIENKICHLSGPREDISEKVFWAHVLKTLDYGGAEWSLVRVYSGHLKRGDHIRVLDSLQSESRQKRQLHGSFAMETHDEEEEEEDETPICEIEEICLLGGRYVYPVHEASKGQIVLVKGISDAYIKSATLYSVNNKREMMSLNYFKPLDYIIQPVFKIVLQPLLPRELPKLLDALSKISKYYPGAIIKVEESGEHVILGNGELYMDCLLYDLRARYANIEIKISDPLTVFSESCSSESFASIPVNNSVSRSSDKDVQSISISVTAEPMDSKMIQDLSKNRLGKGQNSLDVDQIMDNPKKLSKILRTEYNWDSLASRNVWSFYNGNVLINDTLPDEVSPELLAKYKQQIIQGFYWAVKEGPLAEEPIYGVQYKLLGIAEPSGISVDVMKSQTIPLMKKACYVGLLTATPTLLEPIYEVDVMVHAPLLPIVEELFKKRRGSRLYKITKLVGTPLLEIRGQIPVIESAGFETDLRISTNGLGMCQLYFWNKIWRKVPGDVLDKDAFIPKLKPAPINSLSRDFVMKTRRRKGISTGGFMSNDGPTLEKYISTELFVQLRENDLVL, via the coding sequence ATGGAGGGTGATGATTTATTTGATGAGTTCGGAAATCTAGTCGGAGCTGATCCTTTTGattctgatgaagaaggaagTGTGCTAGATGAGGAAGAACAATATGAAACGGTTATGTTTGACAACAGTGATAGGGAAAGTGAAACTGGAAGCCATCAACTAATTACTGTGGCggatgaaaaggaagtcGGAACCACCGTGGAACATCCTTACGGCAAAGACGTGGAAGTGCTAATAGAAACCGAGAACACACAGTCAACGGAAACCCCTTTAGTAGAGCCAGTAGCACAACGAACAAAACTACAAGAACATACAATTTTTAcacaattgaaaaaaaacattccAAAAACCAAGTATGATCGAGATTATATGCTATCCATTGCCGACATCCCAGAAAGAATAAGGAATGTTGGTATAATCGGGCCTCTTCATTCAGGCAAGACCTCTCTGGTGGATCTCTTGGTGACTGAATCACACAAACGGATCCCAGATATGTCTAAAAACGTAGAACTCGGTTGGAAACCGTTGAAATATATGGACAATTTAAAACAGGAGATAGATCGAGGTATCTCTCTCAAAGTTAATGGATCCACTTTACTTTGTACTGATCTGGAATCTAAGTCCAGCATGATAAATTTCTTAGACGCCCCAGGGCATGTTAATTTCATGGATGAAACGGCTGTTACTCTTGCTGCGAGCGACATAGCTTTAATTGTAATAGATGTTGTCGAAGGTGTAACTTCTGTTGTAGAACAGTTGATCAAACAGAGTATCAGAAATAAACTAGGTATGTGCTTTGTTATAAACAAGCTTGATAGGCTGATTTTAGATCTAAAACTACCGCCAATGGACGCATATTTGAAATTAAGTCATATAATCAGAGACATCAATTCGTTTACCAAGGGAAAGGTGTTTTCACCGACATCCAATGATATCATTTTTGCATCAACAAAGCTAGGTTTTACATTCACTGTTAAGGAATTCGTaaactattattattcctCTTCgatctcttcttctaagaTAAATGAATTTACTGCACGGTTGTGGGGTGAGATTTACTTTCATAAAGGCAAATTCCAAATGAAACCATTCGAAAATATTGGAAAGTACCCAACTTTTGTTGAGTTTATTCTTAATCCACTCTATAAACTATTCTCCTATGCTCTCGCTATGGAGAAAGATAAATTGAAGACTTTGTTAAAAACTAACTTTAAAGTTACTTTAACACAAGAAGCTCTTAAGTATGACCCACAGCCATTTTTAAAGCACGTTCTGCAGTTAATATTCAGAGATCAGACCGGTCTCGTGGATTCGATCACGAATTGTTATGACCCTCTAAGCttaatagaaaataaaatatgtCATCTCTCAGGTCCTCGTGAAGATATCTcagaaaaagttttttggGCTcatgttttgaaaactttggATTATGGTGGAGCAGAATGGTCTCTCGTACGCGTTTATTCGGGCCATTTGAAGAGAGGGGACCACATACGTGTTTTAGATTCTTTGCAATCCGAATCCCGCCAAAAGAGGCAATTGCATGGAAGTTTTGCTATGGAAACCCAcgacgaagaagaggaagaagaagatgaaacgCCAATTTGtgaaatagaagaaatcTGTTTACTAGGTGGTAGATATGTTTATCCTGTCCACGAAGCATCCAAAGGACAGATAGTACTTGTAAAGGGTATTTCCGATGCATACATCAAATCAGCTACTTTGTATTCTgtcaataataaaagagagATGATGTCACTAAATTATTTTAAGCCTTTGGATTATATAATTCAACCAGTGTTCAAAATCGTTCTTCAACCGTTATTACCAAGGGAGCTCCCTAAGTTATTGGACGCTCTAAGCAAAATCTCAAAGTACTATCCAGGTGCGATTATCAAAGTAGAGGAATCCGGTGAACATGTAATACTGGGGAATGGGGAATTATATATGGACTGCTTGCTGTATGATTTAAGAGCAAGGTATGCAAATatagaaatcaaaatttcagaTCCTTTAACTGTTTTTTCTGAAAGTTGCTCAAGTGAATCATTCGCTTCAATCCCTGTGAATAACTCTGTATCACGTTCAAGTGATAAAGACGTCCAGAGCATATCGATTAGTGTCACAGCGGAACCAATGGATTCTAAAATGATTCAGGACTTGAGTAAGAACAGATTAGGAAAAGGCCAAAACAGTTTGGATGTTGACCAAATTATGGATAATCCCAAAAAACTGTCCAAGATATTGAGAACAGAGTATAACTGGGATTCTTTAGCATCGAGGAACGTTTGGTCGTTCTATAACGGGAATGTGTTGATTAATGATACCTTACCGGATGAAGTAAGCCCTGAATTACTAGCAAAGTATAAGCAACAAATAATACAAGGCTTTTACTGGGCCGTGAAAGAAGGGCCGCTGGCAGAAGAGCCGATCTATGGTGTTCAGTATAAATTGTTAGGGATTGCAGAGCCTTCTGGCATAAGTGTTGATGTAATGAAAAGTCAAACAATTCcgttgatgaagaaggccTGTTACGTTGGTCTGTTGACAGCAACACCCACATTATTAGAGCCCATTTACGAAGTTGACGTTATGGTTCACGCTCCACTGTTACCAATAGTTGAAGAactgttcaagaaaagacgCGGCAGTCGATTATACAAGATAACGAAGCTTGTAGGAACACCGTTGTTGGAAATTCGCGGACAAATTCCTGTTATCGAATCAGCAGGGTTTGAAACCGATTTAAGAATATCGACAAACGGTCTGGGGATGTGCCAATTGTACTTCTGGAATAAGATATGGAGAAAAGTGCCCGGTGATGTTTTGGATAAAGATGCCTTTATTCCAAAATTGAAGCCTGCACCAATTAATAGTTTAAGCCGTGATTTTGtgatgaaaacaagaaggaGGAAGGGTATTTCTACAGGCGGGTTTATGTCGAATGATGGCCCAACATtagaaaaatatataagtaCCGAGCTGTTTGTACAATTGAGGGAAAATGACTTGGTATTGTAA